AATTATGGATTAATAAAAAAATCACTACATTAATCATAGAATGTCTTTCTAAAATTTATAAAAATTTTTTTTCTCTTGAGATAAAATTTATTAAAATTAAAGTTCTTATTGATTTAAAGAAAGTAGATTTTAATTCCAGTGAATTATTTGTTATTAGCTCTTTTTATTTTAAAGTTAATAACAAAAAAATTTTTTTTAGTATTTTAGTACCGATATCAATAATAAAAAATTTAAGTAGAAAAAAATTAATTTCAATTCACAATAATCAAGAGTTAGATATAGGAATAAATGTTTTAAATAGTTTTTCTTTTAAAAATCTATATAATGTTGAATTAGAGATTATATCTAAGATCATAGATCTTTCTATCTCTTATAAAGAATTGCGCAATTTATCAGTAGGAGATGTTTTATCAATTCAAAAACCTGATAAAATTATAGGATGCATAGAAAATAAATCTATATTTTTTGGCAAATACAAAAGATTTAATGCACAATCTATTATTTTTATAGAAGAATTTATTAATATAGAGTCTACTCAAGATAAGGAAAATACTCTTATGAGTAATATAGAAAAAAATTCTGATAATGAACAATTAATTGATTCGAAAGAAAAAATAACTAAACATAAAAATGTTGATGTAAATTCTTTATCTCAAAAAAATATAGATAATAAAAATATTTTACTTGATACAGTAGTTAATATTACTGTTGAATTAGGAAAAACAAGAATAAAAATTAAAGATTTTCTTAAATTTTCAAAAGGAAGTATGTTAATTTTAGATAAATTAACAACAGAATCATTAGACGTATTTATAAATGGTTTTTTAATTGCTTCTGGTGAAATTGTAGTCTTAGATAAAAAATATGGTCTTCGTATTACGAACATAAAAAATTCTTTAAAAACTATTAATGTTACATCTTAAATGTAAATGTTATGAAAAACAATGCATCTTTTCAAACAATGTTTAGTACTTTTCAATCTATATTTAATAATGAAAAATTTTTTCAAATAATCAGTTCACTATCCCAAATAATATTACTAATATTAGTTTTAAGTTGGATTTTAAGAAAAATTTCTTTTTTTAAATTTAATAATATGCTTTCTTCTATGAAAGTAATAGACAGACTATCTGTCGGATCACATGAATATGTTGTGCTAATAGAAGTTGAACAAGTCAAATTAGTATTAGGTGTAACGGCAAAAAATATTACTTATTTATACACACTATCATCAACTTTGAAAGAGAACATAGAAAATCAAAAAGATGATATTTGTTTAAAAAAAAAATATTTTAAATTTTTCTTTAAAAAAACTTGATAAAATTTCCTGGAAAAAACAATGTTTTATCGAATTATTCCATTTTTAGTTTTATTGTTATTTTGTCCAACAGTACGGGCAGATATTCCTGCATTGACTAGTCGTCTTTTAGAAGACGGAGGACAAACTTGGTCTGTTTCAGTTCAGACGTTAGTTTTTTTGACATCATTAACTTTTCTTCCAGCTTTTCTTTTAATGATGACTAGTTTTACAAGAATTATTATTGTTTTTGGTTTATTACGCAATGCTTTAGGTACTCCTTATGCTCCTCCAAATCAAATATTACTTGGTTTGGCGTTATTTTTAACTTTTTTTATTATGTCTCCCACCTTTGATAAAATTTATCAAGATGCTTATGTACCTTTTAGCGAAGAAAAAATAAATATGGAAGATGCTATTATAAAAGGTTCTGGTCCTCTAAAAAAATTTATGTTAAATCAAACACGTATACCTGATTTGGAATTGTTTTCAAAATTAGCGCATATTTCTTCTTATGAAAATAAGAATGATATACCGATGCGAATTTTGCTACCTGCATTTGTTACTAGTGAATTAAAAACTGCTTTTCAAATTGGATTTACTATTTTTATACCTTTTTTAATTATTGATTTAGTTGTAGCTAGTGTATTGATGGCTCTTGGTATGATGATGGTGCCACCTTCAACAATTTCTTTGCCTTTTAAATTAATGCTATTTGTATTAGTAGATGGATGGCAATTATTAATCACTTCATTAGCTCAAAGTTTTCATGCATAA
The nucleotide sequence above comes from Buchnera aphidicola (Brachycaudus tragopogonis). Encoded proteins:
- the fliO gene encoding flagellar biosynthetic protein FliO, which translates into the protein MKNNASFQTMFSTFQSIFNNEKFFQIISSLSQIILLILVLSWILRKISFFKFNNMLSSMKVIDRLSVGSHEYVVLIEVEQVKLVLGVTAKNITYLYTLSSTLKENIENQKDDICLKKKYFKFFFKKT
- the fliN gene encoding flagellar motor switch protein FliN; the encoded protein is MGKSNNLHNDLKKFFYREKKINNLFEKDEIKILEDINDCFIKQIITDFSIFLKKDINVIFHNTKIELDNNSNIKNFRCINLIEIFPYKNQSFITFSSSFFSVIIDLLFGGNGDIQDKKNQAIDMTSTELWINKKITTLIIECLSKIYKNFFSLEIKFIKIKVLIDLKKVDFNSSELFVISSFYFKVNNKKIFFSILVPISIIKNLSRKKLISIHNNQELDIGINVLNSFSFKNLYNVELEIISKIIDLSISYKELRNLSVGDVLSIQKPDKIIGCIENKSIFFGKYKRFNAQSIIFIEEFINIESTQDKENTLMSNIEKNSDNEQLIDSKEKITKHKNVDVNSLSQKNIDNKNILLDTVVNITVELGKTRIKIKDFLKFSKGSMLILDKLTTESLDVFINGFLIASGEIVVLDKKYGLRITNIKNSLKTINVTS
- the fliP gene encoding flagellar type III secretion system pore protein FliP (The bacterial flagellar biogenesis protein FliP forms a type III secretion system (T3SS)-type pore required for flagellar assembly.), producing the protein MFYRIIPFLVLLLFCPTVRADIPALTSRLLEDGGQTWSVSVQTLVFLTSLTFLPAFLLMMTSFTRIIIVFGLLRNALGTPYAPPNQILLGLALFLTFFIMSPTFDKIYQDAYVPFSEEKINMEDAIIKGSGPLKKFMLNQTRIPDLELFSKLAHISSYENKNDIPMRILLPAFVTSELKTAFQIGFTIFIPFLIIDLVVASVLMALGMMMVPPSTISLPFKLMLFVLVDGWQLLITSLAQSFHA